A section of the Oryza sativa Japonica Group chromosome 1, ASM3414082v1 genome encodes:
- the LOC107281783 gene encoding uncharacterized protein → MAAEAWRARFRERVVEAASRMARMERVQGHLAAAQGHLALAAPLLADNAAAAAARDRIQRVLGALGEASSDLAFAMSVMNGAKLLVFSDVIGIEQLGDQYFPEGNAGVVLHDSVEDVEEAFAMVDSCRSHLDAVLLLLDHPRLPGVDGLIQEELAAADGDLQAAIGNAELGTELAVGARQDVSGAN, encoded by the coding sequence atggcggcggaggcgtggaGGGCGCGGTTCCGGGAGCgtgtggtggaggcggcgagccGCATGGCCCGCATGGAGCGCGTGCAGGGGCATCTCGCCGCCGCGCAGGGGCACCTGGCGCTGGCGGCGCCGTTGCTCGCGgacaacgcggcggcggcggccgcgcgcgacAGGATCCAGCGCGTGCTGGGCGCGCTCGGGGAAGCGTCCAGCGATCTCGCCTTCGCGATGTCCGTCATGAACGGGGCCAAGCTCCTCGTGTTCAGCGATGTGATCGGGATCGAACAGCTGGGCGACCAATACTTCCCGGAGGGCAACGCCGGGGTCGTGCTCCATGACTCCGTGGAGGACGTGGAGGAAGCGTTCGCCATGGTAGACAGCTGCCGCAGTCACCTGGATGCGGTCCTCCTCCTGCTGGACCATCCGCGTCTCCCTGGCGTCGACGGCTTGATCcaggaggagctcgccgccgccgatggtgaCCTCCAGGCCGCGATAGGGAACGCGGAGTTGGGCACCGAGTTGGCCGTCGGCGCCCGGCAGGATGTATCCGGCGCCAACTGA
- the LOC4324084 gene encoding uncharacterized protein — MDEWEELARTVPATLMQVGSGMEAVRKIQVAHRKIQGRAGLMRNIRFGMPAAIAMSLFDDPAPVGVCPTVTLEEARCEISRGAARHAMADHVFVRYVELLGIQHEPPCTSRDTHHREAIRFTAMALEKVREAASLAEAAKDAVDIAETLLPQPELKTEWALAAQDLAERADYEATQALEFVKRARDVVALEFFDTWKILRRGRARSAEMKEWRELALKVPGTIMLIGDAELETLELIQAAVSKFQKHVELLQEVRHGTATATAVDNFTDPDPEGALPTELLENARRGMSKSAVRHAKAHHIFARYAAFLGIQGDEEYRSWDNKHQEAAGSMVAALKKVIDAVSDAEAAKDAVAMVGILPYQCPLWELWALRAQNQTSLSSFNATLAILDVRQAREAFFVEVLRAWLILRRYGSLQLLDDSASLWSSSTPA; from the coding sequence atggaCGAGTGGGAGGAGCTGGCGCGGACAGTGCCGGCGACGCTCATGCAAGTCGGCTCCGGGATGGAAGCCGTCAGGAAGATCCAGGTCGCCCACAGGAAGATCCAAGGGCGCGCTGGTTTGATGCGCAACATACGCTTCGGGATGCCGGCGGCCATCGCCATGAGCCTCTTCGACGACCCGGCCCCCGTCGGAGTTTGCCCCACCGTGACCCTCGAGGAGGCCCGCTGCGAGATCTCGCGGGGCGCCGCTCGCCACGCGATGGCCGACCACGTCTTCGTTCGCTACGTCGAGCTCCTCGGCATCCAGCACGAGCCGCCGTGCACCAGCAGGGACACCCACCACCGGGAGGCCATCCGCTTCACCGCCATGGCCCTGGAGAAGGTCAGGGAAGCCGCGTCGCTTGCAGAGGCGGCCAAGGACGCCGTCGACATCGCCGAGACGCTCCTCCCGCAGCCCGAGCTGAAGACGGAGTGGGCGTTGGCGGCCCAGGACCTCGCGGAACGCGCCGACTACGAAGCCACCCAGGCGCTGGAGTTTGTGAAACGGGCGCGCGACGTCGTCGCTCTCGAGTTCTTCGACACCTGGAAGATTCTGCGTCGCGGGAGAGCTCGATCGGCGGAGATGAAGGAGTGGAGAGAGCTAGCGCTGAAAGTGCCGGGAACCATCATGCTCATCGGCGACGCCGAGCTGGAAACCCTCGAGTTGATCCAAGCCGCCGTCAGCAAGTTCCAGAAGCATGTCGAGTTGCTGCAAGAGGTACGCCATGGGACGGCGACGGCCACCGCCGTCGACAACTTCACCGACCCGGACCCCGAGGGAGCCTTGCCCACCGAGCTCCTCGAGAACGCACGCCGCGGGATGTCCAAGAGCGCCGTTCGCCATGCGAAGGCCCACCACATCTTCGCTCGCTACGCCGCGTTCCTCGGCATCCAAGGCGACGAGGAGTACCGCAGCTGGGACAACAAGCACCAGGAAGCCGCCGGCAGCATGGTCGCGGCGCTGAAGAAAGTCATCGACGCCGTCTCGGATGCTGAGGCAGCCAAGGACGCCGTCGCCATGGTCGGGATCCTCCCCTACCAGTGCCCGCTGTGGGAATTGTGGGCGTTGAGGGCGCAGAACCAGACCTCCTTGTCCTCCTTCAACGCCACCCTCGCGATACTAGACGTGCGACAGGCGCGCGAGGCCTTTTTTGTGGAGGTCTTACGCGCCTGGTTGATTCTGCGTCGCTATGGATCTCTTCAACTCCTGGATGATTCTGCATCGCTCTGGAGTTCCTCGACGCCTGCATGA
- the LOC136354934 gene encoding uncharacterized protein: MARACAYNPRKRERERSLGEEERWMKLARTVPAILMRIGTSRKAIKSTMKGMKAMKAAKRGDGGVFSDQMRHASEHLDGAHGRIARLIATHAEAGHLFVHCAAHIGGLKGGGGGAPAWQAWEGHRADAVLHARDARWWLCRAGGAVEAALDVFRVVEGRSGSGSHRPREAKRLRRRARDDVSKALHALTDMRHAIVLEFFDAWMVLNQNR; the protein is encoded by the coding sequence ATGGCGCGCGCTTGCGCATACAACCCGCGGAAGAGAGAGCGGGAGAGGTCgctgggagaggaggagcggtgGATGAAGCTGGCGAGGACGGTGCCAGCGATCCTCATGCGCATCGGCACCTCTCGGAAAGCGATCAAATCCACCATGAAGGGCATGAAGGCCATGAAGGCCGCCAAGAGAGGCGATGGCGGAGTGTTCTCCGACCAGATGCGCCACGCTTCCGAGCACCTCGATGGCGCCCACGGCAGGATCGCGCGGCTCATCGCGACGCACGCGGAGGCCGGCCACTTGTTCGTCCACTGCGCCGCGCACATAGGCGGCctcaagggcggcggcggcggcgcgccggcgtggCAGGCGTGGGAAGGCcaccgcgccgacgccgtcctccaCGCCAGGGACGCGCGGTGGTGGCTGTGCCGCGCCGGGGGGGCTGTCGAGGCGGCGCTGGACGTGTTCCGAGTCGTCGAGGggaggagcgggagcgggagccaCCGGCCTCGGGAGGCcaagcgcctccgccgccgcgcccgcgacgACGTCTCCAAAGCGCTACACGCTTTGACGGATATGCGCCACGCTATTGTTCTGGAGTTCTTCGACGCCTGGATGGTTCTGAATCAGAATCGCTAa
- the LOC112937859 gene encoding uncharacterized protein: MEIRSLLNSDHSKPRKKRALAEAEREREREREREREMEMEMEVEVELTWMALFQRRVVMADAHCHKLHGLLRGLFGVLDGQAWREMVAVAEETRRMLESASTELGLAIANMGAATLLAPGGEAPRAWAPAVPLRSVDDGGIDVPRVWLVHFRLQVAAETARRLHDRLEATRVHVCAAEHLVALEEDDDGGDDDMAPWMHGLSASEQIDGLMELRETLNLAVDLVAMTAMAREEVF, from the coding sequence ATGGAGATACGCTCTCTTTTAAACTCGGATCATTCGAAGCCTCGGAAAAAACGAGCACTCGcggaagcagagagagagagagagagagagagagagagagagagagagatggagatggagatggaggtggaggtggagctcaCCTGGATGGCGCTGTTCCAGCGGCGAGTGGTCATGGCGGACGCGCACTGCCACAAACTCCACGGGCTTCTGCGCGGGCTGTTCGGTGTCCTCGACGGGCAGGCGTGGCGCGAGATGGTGGCCGTGGCGGAGGAGACGCGGCGCATGCTGGAGTCCGCCTCGACGGAGCTCGGCCTCGCCATCGCCAACATGGGCGCGGCCACCCTCCTCGCGCCCGGCGGCGAAGCGCCCAGAGCGTGGGCGCCGGCGGTGCCGCTCCGctccgtcgacgacggcggcatcgACGTCCCCCGCGTGTGGCTCGTCCACTTCCGGCTCCAGGTGGCCGCCGAGACCGCCAGGCGTTTGCACGACCGGTTGGAGGCCACCCGCGTCCACGTGTGCGCCGCCGAGCACCTGGTGGCGCtggaagaggacgacgacggcggcgatgacgatATGGCTCCGTGGATGCATGGCCTCTCCGCCTCCGAGCAAATCGACGGCCTCATGGAACTCAGAGAGACGCTCAACCTGGCGGTGGACCTCGTTGCCATGACCGCCATGGCGCGGGAGGAGGTGTTCTGA